One genomic segment of candidate division WOR-3 bacterium includes these proteins:
- a CDS encoding sugar transferase, which produces MKPNNSFWRIGAELLLLLWAIIIISKIFPTDNYFFPVPILWLLIAIFGYLFGEFDPIICSNFGFNLRTQGIILSSIIGFSIIALIYHQVPQFNIMFWLGLWVYLNLVAPILGFILRRLFPIPVILVSNKNNSENIIRWWGYNAQGRVAQNDFNNWLKTHSDNCGRIFSSSVFLLDMTNSTKNFSAMHWADKYFAYFILIKSYHLRNYLAGTHIKILSRYPGYGINYRIKRLVDVIFSLVFLFLASPLFLLLIFCIKIDSPGPIFYRHRRLGKHMKPFYLLKFRTMFQDADQRLQSILASDEKLREEFAKTFKLKNDPRITRIGKYIRPFSIDELPQFINVLKGDMSLVGPRPIVEAEIPYYQEYSLELFRVLPGVTGLWQISGRTDTSYEYRVKLDTEYVRNWSFYQDLKILLKTVPAVLSQKGAY; this is translated from the coding sequence ATGAAGCCAAACAATAGTTTCTGGCGGATTGGTGCCGAACTACTCTTATTACTATGGGCAATTATTATAATTTCAAAAATCTTTCCTACGGACAATTACTTCTTTCCCGTGCCAATCCTTTGGCTGTTAATTGCGATTTTTGGTTATCTGTTTGGTGAATTTGACCCAATTATCTGTAGTAATTTTGGCTTTAATTTACGCACCCAAGGGATAATTTTAAGTTCGATAATAGGTTTTTCCATTATTGCTCTTATCTATCATCAGGTTCCTCAATTTAATATAATGTTCTGGTTAGGATTGTGGGTCTATTTAAATTTAGTTGCGCCAATTTTAGGATTTATTTTAAGAAGGCTTTTTCCGATACCAGTCATTTTAGTGAGCAACAAAAACAATAGCGAAAACATCATCAGGTGGTGGGGTTATAATGCTCAAGGACGCGTTGCTCAAAATGATTTTAATAACTGGTTGAAAACGCACAGCGATAATTGTGGCCGAATTTTTAGTAGTAGCGTATTTCTATTAGATATGACCAATTCAACTAAAAATTTCTCGGCAATGCATTGGGCAGATAAATATTTTGCTTATTTTATCTTGATAAAATCATATCATCTTCGCAACTATCTTGCCGGCACTCATATAAAAATTCTAAGTCGTTATCCGGGATATGGAATTAATTATCGGATTAAGCGATTAGTTGATGTTATCTTTTCATTGGTATTTTTGTTTTTAGCCTCGCCGTTATTTTTATTACTAATCTTTTGTATAAAAATTGATAGTCCTGGTCCAATATTTTATCGACATCGTCGATTAGGTAAACATATGAAGCCGTTCTATTTGCTAAAATTTCGCACAATGTTTCAAGATGCGGACCAGCGTTTACAATCAATTTTAGCCTCAGATGAGAAATTACGGGAAGAATTCGCTAAAACCTTCAAATTAAAGAATGACCCGAGAATTACCCGCATTGGCAAGTATATCCGGCCGTTTAGTATTGACGAATTGCCTCAATTTATCAATGTGCTTAAAGGTGATATGAGTTTAGTTGGTCCGCGACCAATTGTTGAAGCCGAAATCCCTTATTATCAAGAATATTCCTTAGAGTTATTTCGGGTTCTCCCTGGTGTTACTGGACTTTGGCAAATATCTGGACGCACTGATACCAGTTATGAATATCGGGTTAAATTAGACACAGAATA
- the queF gene encoding preQ(1) synthase, translating to MKESQQIKKSSQSKSQHSRLARKTLLGYTENHAVSGIKTPLPAIETWPNQFRNYTITIEIPEFTSVCPKTNLPDFGKITIIYQPDKLCCELKSLKYYILGYRNLGIFYENAVNRILKDFVAKVKPKWVKVRGEFNVRGGMKSIIEVQYPTEKANRPENPNCS from the coding sequence ATGAAAGAGTCTCAGCAGATAAAGAAATCAAGCCAAAGTAAAAGTCAGCACTCAAGACTTGCGAGGAAAACCTTATTAGGCTACACTGAAAATCATGCTGTATCCGGTATCAAAACTCCATTGCCAGCAATTGAAACTTGGCCCAATCAATTCAGGAATTATACGATTACGATTGAAATTCCCGAATTTACTTCGGTCTGTCCTAAAACTAACCTTCCGGATTTTGGTAAGATTACTATCATTTATCAACCAGATAAACTTTGTTGTGAACTTAAATCTCTTAAGTATTATATCTTAGGTTATCGTAATTTGGGAATATTTTACGAGAATGCCGTGAATCGCATCTTGAAAGATTTTGTTGCCAAGGTGAAGCCGAAATGGGTCAAAGTGCGGGGTGAATTTAATGTGCGTGGAGGAATGAAAAGTATTATTGAAGTTCAGTATCCAACTGAAAAAGCCAATCGACCGGAAAATCCTAATTGCTCATAG
- a CDS encoding DegQ family serine endoprotease, translated as MIDRPNETKSQQPKLTFAVRTGVIIAVAVIAAFIIGLFLAGTLDFGQRNNVQAQNPISGAESKMPLITPEGTSPFVQVAEAVIPAVVNISAEKTVKIRTPDFQWPFEDFFKDFFKDFGMPESKPREYKTQTLGSGVIINSEGYILTNNHVVAGFDNIIVKLADKTEFKGKKVKIIGRDPKTDIAVLKIEGNGKLPYAKLGNSDNIRVGDWAIAIGNPFGLDGTVTVGVISAKGRSNIPLPEGPTYQDFIQTDASINPGNSGGPLVNIKGEVIGINTAIRSPVGANVGIGFATPINLAKEIADQLIAKGKIVRGYLGVRPQEITQEIKEAMGLKSTEGVLIGEVVEKTAADKAGLKEGDVIVKFDGKKVTNVEQFRRMVAETKPGKEVEIEVIRDGKSITLTAKLQEMPDEISGTPQETPEAEETEVKSWLGMKVRMPTETEKENAKVKSGVVVDEVEGGSIADQAGIREGDIILKIDRYEIANTKDFSQAVRKLRDSKKPILFRLKRGTVSVFIAVTPE; from the coding sequence ATGATTGATAGACCGAATGAGACAAAATCTCAGCAACCGAAACTAACTTTCGCTGTGCGCACTGGAGTAATAATTGCAGTCGCGGTAATTGCAGCATTTATTATTGGTCTCTTTTTAGCCGGAACGCTTGATTTCGGTCAGCGTAATAATGTCCAAGCACAAAATCCGATTTCAGGCGCAGAAAGTAAAATGCCCCTGATAACTCCAGAAGGCACGAGTCCTTTTGTTCAAGTTGCCGAAGCGGTCATCCCTGCAGTGGTGAATATTTCAGCAGAAAAAACCGTTAAGATTCGAACCCCAGACTTTCAATGGCCATTTGAAGATTTCTTTAAAGACTTTTTCAAAGATTTCGGTATGCCGGAATCGAAACCGCGCGAATATAAGACCCAAACTTTAGGTTCCGGGGTGATAATTAATTCTGAGGGCTATATTCTCACAAATAACCATGTTGTGGCTGGTTTTGACAATATTATTGTGAAACTTGCGGATAAGACCGAATTTAAAGGTAAGAAAGTCAAGATAATTGGTCGTGACCCGAAAACGGATATCGCGGTGCTTAAAATTGAAGGCAACGGTAAATTACCATATGCCAAGTTAGGTAATTCGGATAATATCCGAGTCGGCGATTGGGCAATTGCCATTGGTAATCCGTTTGGTTTGGATGGCACGGTCACAGTCGGTGTGATTAGTGCTAAAGGTAGAAGTAATATTCCGTTACCTGAAGGACCAACTTATCAAGACTTTATCCAAACCGATGCTTCAATTAACCCGGGAAATTCAGGTGGTCCTTTGGTGAATATTAAAGGTGAGGTTATCGGTATTAATACGGCGATTCGCTCGCCAGTAGGTGCTAATGTTGGTATTGGATTTGCGACGCCAATTAATCTGGCAAAAGAGATTGCGGACCAACTCATTGCTAAAGGTAAAATTGTTCGAGGTTATTTAGGGGTTCGACCGCAAGAAATTACCCAAGAAATCAAAGAAGCAATGGGACTGAAAAGCACTGAAGGCGTTTTAATCGGCGAAGTGGTGGAAAAGACGGCTGCGGACAAGGCTGGCTTAAAAGAAGGTGATGTCATCGTTAAATTCGATGGTAAAAAAGTAACTAATGTCGAACAATTCCGCCGAATGGTTGCGGAAACTAAACCAGGTAAAGAAGTTGAGATTGAGGTAATTCGGGATGGTAAATCGATAACCTTGACCGCAAAATTACAAGAAATGCCTGACGAAATTTCAGGCACACCTCAAGAAACTCCGGAAGCAGAGGAGACTGAAGTTAAATCCTGGCTCGGTATGAAAGTGAGAATGCCAACCGAAACCGAAAAAGAGAATGCAAAAGTTAAAAGTGGTGTTGTGGTTGATGAGGTGGAAGGAGGAAGCATTGCTGACCAAGCTGGCATTAGAGAAGGTGATATAATTCTGAAAATAGATAGATACGAGATTGCGAATACTAAAGACTTTTCCCAAGCCGTGCGAAAACTTAGAGATAGTAAAAAGCCAATTCTTTTCCGATTAAAAAGAGGAACGGTTTCGGTCTTTATTGCGGTGACTCCAGAATGA
- a CDS encoding nodulation protein NfeD, which translates to MKLFLISTLFIASGLSQPNIYLLKFSGPIGPVSADYIIDGINEGEDKGAIAVIIKLDTPGGLDESMREIVQRFFQAQLPIIVYVAPAGARAASAGVFITMSADVAVMADGTNIGAAHPVSVGGGEVASEMKEKITNDAVSYLVAIAEKRNRNKRWAEEAVRKSSSLSAREALKLGVIDFIANSDQELITKLDSVFSARGVRHQMPVTSARIINYNLSPWQRFLLFLTNPSVAYILLMLGVYGLFFELQSPGTIFPGAIGALCLILAFYSFRLLPTNYAGLALIGIAILFFILEVYITSYGLLSLGGIVSLIVGSLLLFQSSAPYFRLSLSLIIAVVVLTLIFFGFIIGFAIRAHKKKVTTGKEGLVDEIGSATTDLNLEGTVKVRGELWNAESIDGKINQGEKVKIVKVDGMTLKVKRLAEDPIPQNREKQTANSQFDSNRHGK; encoded by the coding sequence TTGAAACTATTCTTAATCTCGACACTATTCATCGCATCAGGGCTTAGCCAGCCGAATATCTATCTCTTGAAATTTTCCGGTCCAATTGGGCCGGTCAGCGCTGATTATATTATTGACGGCATTAATGAGGGTGAAGATAAAGGTGCGATAGCAGTGATAATAAAACTGGATACACCAGGCGGACTTGATGAATCGATGCGGGAGATTGTTCAGCGATTTTTTCAAGCCCAACTACCGATTATCGTTTATGTTGCGCCGGCTGGAGCCCGCGCCGCATCTGCCGGGGTCTTTATCACGATGTCCGCGGATGTCGCGGTAATGGCTGATGGCACTAATATTGGTGCAGCCCACCCGGTCTCGGTCGGCGGTGGCGAAGTTGCATCAGAAATGAAAGAAAAGATTACGAATGATGCGGTAAGTTATCTGGTGGCAATCGCAGAAAAGAGAAACCGCAATAAAAGATGGGCTGAAGAAGCGGTCCGAAAGTCAAGTTCTCTTAGCGCACGGGAAGCATTAAAATTAGGCGTAATTGATTTTATTGCTAATTCCGACCAAGAGTTAATTACAAAATTAGATTCAGTATTTTCGGCCAGAGGTGTTCGCCATCAGATGCCAGTTACTTCCGCCCGGATAATTAATTATAATCTAAGTCCCTGGCAAAGATTTCTGCTTTTCTTGACAAATCCGAGTGTTGCTTATATTCTTTTAATGCTGGGCGTTTATGGACTATTTTTTGAATTGCAATCTCCGGGCACAATCTTTCCAGGAGCAATTGGCGCACTCTGTTTAATCTTGGCATTCTATTCATTCCGCTTATTACCCACTAATTATGCCGGCTTAGCCCTTATTGGGATTGCAATCTTATTTTTTATTTTGGAGGTGTATATTACATCATATGGACTATTATCCCTCGGTGGAATTGTTTCTTTAATTGTCGGGTCGTTATTGCTCTTTCAATCATCAGCACCCTATTTTCGTTTGAGTCTTTCCTTGATAATTGCCGTAGTCGTTTTGACTTTAATATTTTTTGGTTTTATTATCGGTTTTGCCATCAGGGCGCATAAGAAGAAGGTTACTACAGGCAAAGAAGGTTTGGTAGATGAAATCGGAAGCGCAACTACGGATTTGAACTTAGAAGGCACGGTCAAGGTGCGGGGCGAGTTGTGGAATGCCGAATCAATTGATGGCAAGATTAACCAAGGAGAAAAAGTCAAAATCGTAAAGGTTGATGGCATGACCTTGAAAGTTAAAAGACTCGCTGAAGACCCAATACCGCAAAATCGCGAAAAACAAACCGCGAACAGTCAGTTCGATTCGAATCGGCACGGAAAATAA
- the folD gene encoding bifunctional methylenetetrahydrofolate dehydrogenase/methenyltetrahydrofolate cyclohydrolase FolD, which yields MMILLDGKRVASEIRTALKDEIIRLKQKNIVPCLGVILVGEFPPSVIYVRNKESACQEVGINTKTLRLDEKVSESELLSIIAEWNQNQSINGILVQLPLPNHIDTQKVLDAIKPEKDVDGLCSYNLASLIANREPYFYPCTPLGIITLLRKYNIPIEGRHCVIIGRGELVGKPLANMLLQKSCNATVTVCHTKTSDIINFTRQAEILVVAIGRPQFVKREMVKEGAVVIDVGVNRIQIQSVEGKKPNANSKIVGDVAFDEVKEIVSAITPVPGGVGPMTVAMLLVNTVSASKRQMQTG from the coding sequence ATAATGATTCTGTTAGATGGCAAGAGGGTTGCTTCAGAAATTAGAACGGCACTTAAAGATGAGATTATAAGATTAAAACAAAAGAATATTGTGCCCTGCTTAGGTGTAATCTTGGTTGGTGAATTTCCACCGTCAGTAATTTATGTGAGAAATAAAGAGTCTGCCTGTCAAGAAGTCGGCATCAACACGAAAACCTTAAGATTGGATGAAAAAGTTTCAGAATCTGAACTGTTATCAATAATTGCCGAATGGAATCAAAATCAATCAATTAACGGTATTTTAGTGCAACTACCTTTACCCAATCATATTGATACCCAAAAAGTCTTAGATGCGATTAAACCAGAAAAAGATGTCGACGGTCTCTGTTCTTATAATTTAGCCAGTTTAATTGCGAATCGTGAACCTTATTTTTATCCTTGCACGCCGTTAGGAATTATCACCTTACTTCGAAAATATAACATACCAATTGAAGGCAGACATTGTGTGATTATTGGTCGCGGGGAGTTAGTTGGTAAGCCTTTGGCAAATATGCTTTTGCAAAAATCTTGTAATGCAACGGTGACAGTTTGTCATACCAAAACATCTGACATTATAAATTTTACCCGGCAGGCAGAAATTTTAGTTGTCGCAATTGGTAGACCGCAGTTTGTTAAAAGAGAGATGGTGAAAGAAGGTGCGGTCGTAATAGATGTAGGTGTTAATCGGATTCAAATACAAAGTGTCGAAGGCAAAAAGCCGAACGCAAACAGCAAAATCGTCGGCGATGTCGCTTTTGATGAGGTTAAAGAGATTGTCTCAGCAATCACACCGGTTCCGGGTGGTGTTGGTCCAATG